A genomic window from Brassica oleracea var. oleracea cultivar TO1000 chromosome C8, BOL, whole genome shotgun sequence includes:
- the LOC106307779 gene encoding glycine cleavage system H protein 3, mitochondrial-like has translation MALRMWASSTANALKLSSSASKSHLLPAFSISRCFSSVLEGLKYANSHEWVKHEGSVATIGISDHAQDHLGEVVFVELPEEKSSVSKEKNFGAVESVKATSEILSPISGEVIEVNTKLADSPGLINSSPYEEGWMIKVKPSNPAELESLMGPKEYTKFCEEEDAAH, from the exons ATGGCACTGAGAATGTGGGCTTCTTCCACAGCAAACGCTCTCAAGCTCTCCTCTTCTGCTTCCAAATCCCATCTCCTTCCAGCTTTCTCCATCTCCAGATGCTTCTCCTCAG TGTTGGAAGGACTCAAGTATGCAAATTCACATGAGTGGGTCAAACATGAAGGCTCAGTGGCTACCATTGGCATCAGTGACCATGCCCAG GACCATTTAGGAGAAGTTGTGTTTGTGGAGCTGCCAGAAGAGAAAAGTTCAGTGAGCAAAGAAAAAAACTTTGGAGCAGTGGAGAGTGTAAAGGCCACAAGTGAGATTCTATCTCCAATCTCTGGTGAAGTCATTGAGGTTAACACAAAGCTCGCCGATTCACCTGGGTTG ATTAACTCAAGCCCCTATGAAGAAGGTTGGATGATAAAGGTGAAACCAAGCAACCCAGCAGAGTTGGAATCCTTGATGGGTCCAAAGGAATACACCAAGTTCTGCGAAGAGGAAGACGCCGCTCACTAG